A genomic region of Gossypium hirsutum isolate 1008001.06 chromosome D01, Gossypium_hirsutum_v2.1, whole genome shotgun sequence contains the following coding sequences:
- the LOC107922004 gene encoding protein TORNADO 1, translating to MASNQKLRDLEWLLQAFETESLNLHNISFYLSQPVSGCYQETENSMAINISSDCLQYFSLILIVLGPAKTSLLSLRNLEFHCVEWELEQVQNLGELLDSNLNIKQLVFMRNRFSEDCLSEFSDILKRNGAIKEVMFCESHIGTVGAIFLASALKVNESLEELQIWEDSIGSRGAEELSKMIEANSMLKLLTIFDSSSITATPLISAVLARNRGMEVHVWSGESGDKSSKVVEFTPQNTTLRIYKIDVSGACRVACALGMNSTVSSFDMTGVRLKSRWAKEFRWVLEQNRSLKEVTLSKTCLKDKGIVYVAAGLFKNRHLERLHLDGNWFSGVGLEHLLCPLSRFSALQCQANITLRSVTFGGSRTKIGRSGFAAILHMLTTNETLTRLAIVDDQSMRPDDFFRIFKSLEKNASLRCLSLQGCKGVRGERLLQAIMETLQINPWIEDIDLARTPLHNMGKADAIYHRLGQNGKPETEPENDLLKDMPLTEPKCCRVFFCGQEYAGKATLCNSISQNFSSPKLPYIEQVRTLVNPVEQAVRTVGMKIKTFKDEDAKISIWNLAGQHEFYSLHDLMFPGHGSASFFLIISSLFRKPSNREPKTPVEIEEDLQYWLRFIVSNSKRAIQQCMLPNVAVVLTHYDKVNQTSQNLEATVNSIQKLRDKFNGYVDFYPTVFTVDARSSASVSKLTHHIRKTSKTVLQRVPRVYELCNDLIQILSDWRSENYNKPAMKWKEFAELCQVKVPPLRIRSRRDNKEKIETRRRAVATCLHHIGEVIYFDELGFLILDCEWFCGEVLSQLIKLEVRRQSSAENGFISRKELEKILRASLQSQIPGMSSKVFENLEANDLIKMMMKLELCYEQDPSDPNSLLLIPSILEEGRGKPQKWQLGGADCLYAGRHLQCDDSSHMFLTPGFFPRLQVHLHNRIMAMKNQHGATYSLEKYLISININGIHVRVELGGQLGYYIDILACSTKNLTETLRLIHQLIVPAIQSLCHGVTLIENIMRPECVQNLVPPRYRKAQYVPLQQLKQALLSVPAETMYDYQHTWDSVSDSGKLVLRAGFDLARDLLSDDDFREVLHRRYHDLYNLAVELQVPPENNPDEEENSLSNAVESGKVDPSFSGIAKGVETVLQRLKIIEQEIRDLKQEIQGMRYYEHRLLIELHRKVNYLVNFNVHVEGRKVPNMFYFVQTENYSRRLVTTVISGMTALRLHMLCEFRREMHVVEDQVGCEVMHVDNTVVKCLAPYMTKFMKLVTFALKIGAHLAAGMGNLIPDLSREVAHLADSSVMYGAAGAVAAGAAGSAAMGRINGIRNQNRRGDIQQDLRSAQQWVVDFLRDRRCSTGKDIADKFGLWRVRYRDDGHIAWICRRHMIVRANEIIEVPI from the exons ATTTGAAACTGAAAGCCTTAACCTACACAACATTTCCTTCTACCTTTCTCAACCCGTTTCAGGCTGTTATCAAGAAACAGAAAACTCCATGGCCATTAACATTTCCTCAGATTGCCTTCAATACTTCTCCCTCATTCTTATAGTGCTAGGACCAGCCAAGACCAGCTTGTTGTCTCTTCGGAATTTGGAGTTTCATTGTGTTGAATGGGAGTTAGAACAAGTGCAGAACCTTGGGGAGTTGTTAGATAGTAACTTGAACATCAAACAACTGGTGTTCATGAGGAACAGATTCAGTGAAGATTGCTTATCAGAGTTTTCTGATATTTTGAAGAGAAATGGAGCTATCAAAGAGGTGATGTTTTGTGAATCACATATTGGGACTGTTGGTGCTATATTTCTTGCCTCAGCTCTTAAGGTGAATGAAAGCTTGGAAGAGTTACAGATATGGGAAGACTCAATTGGATCAAGAGGTGCTGAGGAGCTTTCAAAGATGATTGAAGCTAACTCAATGCTAAAGCTTTTGACGATTTTCGACTCAAGCTCGATCACAGCAACTCCCCTTATATCTGCCGTTTTAGCAAGGAATAGAGGTATGGAAGTCCATGTATGGAGTGGAGAAAGTGGAGATAAAAGTTCCAAGGTGGTTGAGTTTACACCTCAAAACACCACTCTTAGGATCTACAAGATCGATGTTTCGGGTGCCTGCAGGGTTGCTTGTGCTCTTGGGATGAATTCGACCGTCTCATCGTTCGATATGACAGGAGTACGCCTAAAATCACGGTGGGCAAAGGAATTTAGATGGGTTTTGGAGCAGAACCGAAGCCTGAAAGAGGTAACCTTGTCCAAAACCTGCCTTAAAGACAAGGGAATAGTGTATGTAGCAGCTGGACTATTCAAGAACAGGCATTTGGAACGCTTGCACCTCGATGGAAACTGGTTCAGCGGTGTGGGACTCGAGCATCTGCTGTGCCCTTTGAGTAGGTTCTCTGCTTTGCAATGCCAAGCCAACATTACACTAAGGTCGGTGACATTTGGAGGCAGTAGAACAAAAATAGGAAGATCTGGTTTTGCAGCCATTTTGCATATGTTAACCACCAATGAAACTTTGACTCGGCTAGCCATCGTGGATGATCAAAGTATGAGACCAGATGACTTTTTTAGAATCTTCAAGAGCTTAGAGAAGAATGCCAGTTTGAGGTGTTTGTCTTTACAAGGCTGCAAAGGAGTTAGAGGGGAGAGGTTGTTGCAGGCAATAATGGAGACACTGCAAATAAATCCTTGGATCGAAGATATTGATCTCGCTCGAACTCCATTGCATAATATGGGGAAGGCAGATGCCATTTATCATAGATTGGGTCAGAATGGGAAGCCTGAAACTGAACCTGAAAATGATTTGCTCAAGGATATGCCACTTACTGAGCCCAAGTGCTGTAGGGTATTCTTTTGTGGCCAAGAGTATGCTG GTAAGGCAACACTTTGCAATTCAATATCACAGAATTTCTCTTCTCCTAAACTTCCCTACATTGAACAAGTGAGGACCCTAGTGAATCCAGTTGAACAAGCTGTTAGAACAGTTGGTATGAAGATAAAGACTTTCAAAGATGAAGACGCAAAGATATCGATATGGAATCTTGCTGGTCAGCATGAGTTTTACTCTCTTCATGATCTCATGTTCCCGGGGCACGGGAGCGCCTCGTTTTTCCTCATCATATCCAGTTTATTCAGGAAACCAAGCAACCGAGAACCAAAGACTCCAGTGGAGATTGAAGAGGACCTCCAATATTGGCTCAGGTTCATTGTTTCCAATTCAAAAAGGGCGATCCAGCAGTGCATGCTACCCAATGTAGCAGTTGTCCTCACACACTATGACAAAGTCAATCAAACATCCCAGAACTTGGAGGCCACAGTGAATTCAATACAAAAATTGAGAGACAAGTTTAATGGCTATGTTGATTTCTATCCAACTGTGTTTACTGTCGATGCAAGATCGTCTGCATCAGTCAGTAAACTCACTCATCACATTCGAAAAACCAGCAAAACTGTCCTCCAGAGAGTTCCTCGGGTTTATGAGCTTTGCAATGATCTTATACAAATTTTATCAGATTGGAGATCAGAAAACTATAACAAGCCAGCTATGAAGTGGAAAGAGTTTGCTGAGCTATGCCAAGTTAAAGTTCCACCTCTGAGGATTCGATCTCGACGCGATAATAAGGAGAAAATCGAAACTCGAAGGAGGGCGGTTGCTACTTGTCTCCATCATATCGGTGAGGTAATCTATTTCGATGAATTAGGCTTCCTGATATTGGATTGTGAGTGGTTTTGTGGTGAAGTACTGAGTCAACTGATAAAATTGGAGGTTAGAAGGCAAAGCTCAGCAGAGAATGGATTCATCAGCAGGAAAGAACTGGAGAAGATTCTAAGAGCAAGTTTGCAGAGTCAGATTCCAGGAATGAGTTCAAAGGTGTTTGAGAACTTAGAGGCCAATGACCTTATTAAAATGATGATGAAACTTGAACTATGCTATGAACAAGACCCATCTGATCCAAATTCTTTGCTGTTGATTCCTTCCATTCTTGAAGAAGGCCGAGGTAAACCGCAGAAGTGGCAATTAGGAGGTGCTGATTGCCTTTATGCAGGGAGGCATCTTCAGTGTGATGATTCAAGCCATATGTTCCTTACACCCGGCTTCTTTCCGCGTTTACAG GTGCACCTTCATAACAGAATCATGGCAATGAAGAATCAGCATGGAGCTACTTATAGCCTTGAGAAGTACCTCATTTCTATTAACATCAATGGTATCCATGTCCGAGTAGAGCTCGGAGGACAGTTGGGTTACTACATTGACATCCTTGCCTGTTCCACCAAGAACCTTACAGAAACACTCAGGCTTATCCACCAGCTCATAGTTCCAGCAATTCAAAGCCTTTGCCATGGTGTAACTTTGATTGAAAATATTATGAGGCCAGAATGTGTGCAAAACCTAGTTCCTCCCAGGTACCGGAAAGCCCAATACGTGCCTCTTCAACAACTTAAACAAGCACTACTCTCGGTCCCAGCTGAAACCATGTATGATTATCAGCACACTTGGGATTCGGTGTCGGATTCAGGCAAACTAGTACTTAGAGCTGGGTTTGATTTAGCTCGAGACCTCCTATCTGATGATGATTTCCGGGAAGTGCTGCACCGAAGATATCATGACCTGTACAACCTTGCTGTGGAACTGCAAGTTCCACCAGAAAACAATCCTGATGAAGAAGAGAATTCATTATCCAATGCTGTTGAAAGTGGCAAAGTTGATCCTTCTTTTAGTGGGATAGCCAAGGGAGTGGAAACAGTATTACAGAGATTAAAGATCATCGAACAAGAAATAAGAGATTTGAAACAGGAGATTCAGGGAATGAGGTATTATGAGCACAGACTTCTAATCGAGCTTCACCGCAAAGTGAACTACCTTGTGAACTTTAATGTTCACGTCGAAGGACGGAAAGTTCCCAACATGTTCTATTTTGTTCAAACTGAAAACTACTCGAGGAGATTGGTAACCACCGTTATTTCCGGCATGACTGCTCTTCGGTTGCACATGTTATGTGAATTCAGGAGAGAAATGCATGTTGTTGAAGATCAAGTTGGTTGTGAAGTAATGCACGTTGATAACACTGTTGTGAAATGCTTAGCTCCATACATGACCAAGTTCATGAAACTGGTCACATTTGCTCTCAAAATCGGAGCACATTTAGCAGCCGGTATGGGAAACCTGATACCGGATTTGAGCAGGGAAGTTGCCCATCTTGCTGACTCTTCCGTAATGTATGGAGCAGCAGGAGCAGTCGCTGCTGGAGCTGCTGGATCTGCAGCAATGGGACGAATAAATGGAATCCGAAACCAGAACAGAAGGGGAGACATTCAACAAGACCTAAGATCAGCGCAACAATGGGTGGTGGACTTCTTAAGGGACAGGAGGTGCTCAACAGGAAAGGATATTGCAGATAAATTCGGGTTATGGAGGGTGAGATACAGGGATGATGGCCATATTGCATGGATCTGCAGAAGGCATATGATCGTCAGAGCAAATGAAATCATTGAAGTACCTATTTAG